A single genomic interval of Pseudodesulfovibrio sp. S3 harbors:
- a CDS encoding iron ABC transporter permease: MNAVPRQATRKGLILLLLAAIAAGLTIIACGMGFIAVSPAEILTWLLDGLRGAADTMPTLKSSVIFEVRLPRILTSLSVGFGLAVAGVVFQGLLLNPLADPFTLGVSSGAAFGAALTLLLGLTVFGPATLFLMAFLGAAATLFAVMAMAGRDGELAPANLILAGVIVSAILSAGLSFIKYLADERVSVIVFWLMGSFVSRTWTDVALTGTVALLGFTVCLFFGRDLNIMSLGARPARSLGVDTARVRLLLLITASLISAVCVAVSGIIGFVGLIVPHLMRMIVGPDNRWLLPASGLGGALLLLIADTLTRAVLPHEVPIGVLTALIGGPIFCWIFSRSRRLYRG, from the coding sequence ATGAACGCCGTTCCCCGCCAAGCCACCCGCAAGGGACTGATCCTGTTGCTCCTTGCCGCCATCGCGGCAGGGCTGACGATCATTGCCTGCGGCATGGGCTTCATAGCCGTTTCACCAGCCGAGATTCTCACATGGCTGCTGGACGGGCTGCGGGGGGCGGCGGACACAATGCCCACACTGAAATCCAGCGTCATCTTCGAGGTCAGGCTGCCCCGCATCCTGACCAGCCTGTCCGTAGGATTCGGCCTGGCCGTGGCGGGCGTGGTTTTCCAGGGGCTGCTCCTCAATCCCCTGGCCGACCCGTTCACCCTGGGCGTATCTTCGGGTGCAGCCTTTGGCGCGGCGCTGACCCTGTTGCTGGGCCTGACCGTATTCGGACCGGCCACGCTCTTCCTCATGGCCTTTCTGGGGGCGGCGGCCACCCTGTTCGCGGTCATGGCCATGGCCGGGCGCGACGGTGAACTGGCCCCTGCCAACCTGATCCTGGCGGGCGTCATCGTCTCCGCCATCCTGTCGGCGGGCCTGAGTTTCATCAAATATCTGGCGGACGAGCGCGTCTCGGTCATCGTTTTCTGGCTCATGGGCAGCTTTGTGAGCCGCACCTGGACCGACGTTGCCCTCACCGGCACGGTCGCCCTGCTCGGCTTCACCGTATGCCTTTTCTTCGGACGAGACCTGAACATCATGAGCCTGGGTGCCCGTCCGGCCCGGAGCCTTGGCGTGGACACGGCCCGCGTGCGTCTCCTGCTGCTGATCACGGCCTCCCTGATCAGCGCGGTCTGCGTTGCCGTCAGCGGAATCATCGGCTTTGTGGGGCTGATCGTCCCCCACCTCATGCGCATGATCGTGGGCCCGGACAACCGCTGGCTCCTGCCTGCCTCGGGGCTGGGCGGGGCGCTCCTGCTCCTGATTGCCGACACCCTGACCCGGGCCGTGCTGCCCCACGAGGTGCCCATCGGCGTGCTGACCGCCCTCATCGGCGGTCCGATATTCTGCTGGATTTTCAGCCGCAGCAGGAGACTGTATCGTGGATAG
- a CDS encoding ABC transporter ATP-binding protein — protein MDSLSCSLQGLHFAYAETPVLNGLDIAFEPGRLHGILGPNGSGKSTLLSVLAGHLRPSAGRATMGDRPVSGFSAAALARLCALVPQQADLNFPFTVFETVLMGRHPHIPRFSRPTAQDLVTVEESLAAMDLDPLRGRILADLSGGEQQRTAVARGLAQDTPVLLLDEPTSSMDIRHTMAAMTELQRLAKTKNRTVITILHDLNLAARFCDRVFLLDKGRVHAYGNVAHTLTPDNIHAVFGVHVHILNTTSGPYIAYI, from the coding sequence GTGGATAGCCTCTCCTGTTCCCTGCAAGGCCTGCACTTTGCCTATGCCGAAACGCCCGTCCTGAACGGCCTGGACATCGCCTTTGAGCCGGGCAGACTGCACGGCATCCTCGGCCCCAACGGCAGCGGCAAATCAACCCTGCTTTCGGTCCTTGCCGGGCACCTCCGTCCATCCGCCGGACGGGCGACCATGGGAGACAGGCCCGTAAGCGGCTTTTCCGCCGCGGCCCTTGCCAGGCTATGCGCCCTGGTCCCCCAGCAGGCCGACCTCAACTTTCCCTTCACCGTATTCGAGACCGTGCTCATGGGCCGCCATCCCCACATACCCAGGTTCAGCCGCCCCACGGCCCAAGATCTGGTCACCGTCGAGGAAAGCCTTGCCGCCATGGACCTCGACCCGTTGCGCGGCCGCATCCTGGCCGATCTGTCCGGCGGCGAACAACAACGCACTGCCGTGGCGCGCGGGCTGGCACAGGATACACCCGTCCTGCTGCTGGACGAGCCGACGTCGTCCATGGACATCCGCCACACCATGGCAGCCATGACCGAACTCCAGCGGTTGGCAAAGACAAAAAACCGAACCGTCATCACCATCCTGCACGACCTCAACCTGGCCGCCAGGTTCTGCGACCGGGTGTTCCTGCTGGACAAAGGCCGCGTTCACGCCTATGGCAACGTTGCCCACACACTCACACCGGACAACATCCACGCGGTTTTCGGCGTGCACGTCCATATCCTGAACACCACCAGCGGCCCATACATCGCTTATATTTAA
- a CDS encoding sirohydrochlorin cobaltochelatase, with translation MLQRTHAIFLPLLLLLFLTIPAHAGHGDEGPAKEAIVLAAFGTSYPEALKSILHIRDRVQAANPKVPVKLAFTSSIIRSIWQERQGDAAWKEANPDVPEDVLYVKSPLATLADLSDQGYKDVTVQSLHVFAGEEFEDLKNTLIGLRSIRTVKTKSLPFASLRLGRPALGMPGNVHPYVEDIEVGAKAMKNDVEEAKKMDAALVYMGHGNDYFSTGIYSEFQHAMQQHFSYPVFVGCVEGFPGFDELLVNLKASGKKHILLKPFMIVAGDHASNDMAGDEDDAWKPMLTKAGFDVKTELRGLGMVDTWADIYVDHVKDARAQTHLLP, from the coding sequence ATGCTTCAAAGAACACACGCCATTTTTCTGCCTCTGCTCCTGCTCCTGTTTCTGACCATCCCGGCACATGCCGGACACGGCGACGAAGGTCCGGCCAAAGAGGCCATCGTCCTGGCCGCCTTCGGCACTTCCTACCCGGAAGCGCTCAAATCCATCCTGCACATCCGGGACAGGGTCCAGGCGGCCAACCCCAAAGTGCCGGTGAAGCTGGCCTTCACTTCAAGCATCATCCGGTCCATCTGGCAGGAACGACAGGGCGACGCTGCTTGGAAAGAGGCCAATCCCGATGTACCTGAAGATGTCCTGTACGTGAAAAGTCCTCTGGCCACCCTGGCCGACCTGAGCGACCAGGGCTACAAGGACGTCACCGTACAATCCCTGCACGTCTTTGCCGGAGAAGAATTCGAGGACCTCAAGAACACCCTGATCGGCCTGCGTTCCATCCGCACCGTGAAAACGAAATCCCTGCCCTTCGCAAGCCTTCGACTCGGTCGCCCGGCGTTGGGCATGCCCGGAAATGTCCATCCCTACGTCGAAGACATTGAGGTGGGAGCAAAGGCCATGAAGAACGACGTGGAAGAAGCGAAAAAAATGGATGCAGCCCTGGTCTACATGGGCCATGGAAACGACTATTTCTCCACGGGCATATACTCCGAGTTCCAGCACGCCATGCAGCAGCATTTCAGCTATCCTGTCTTCGTGGGCTGTGTGGAGGGATTCCCCGGTTTTGACGAACTGCTGGTCAATCTCAAGGCCTCCGGCAAGAAGCACATCCTGCTCAAGCCGTTCATGATCGTTGCCGGTGACCACGCCTCAAACGATATGGCCGGTGACGAGGACGACGCCTGGAAGCCCATGCTGACCAAGGCCGGATTCGATGTGAAAACCGAATTGCGCGGTCTGGGCATGGTGGACACATGGGCGGATATCTACGTCGATCACGTGAAAGACGCCCGTGCGCAGACCCACCTGCTTCCCTAG